The following proteins are encoded in a genomic region of Bacteroidota bacterium:
- a CDS encoding DNA translocase FtsK, whose protein sequence is MSGKTKKDSGRTYFELSQEKKKRLLGLFIISFSVLLFLSILSFSPADDPQVRNASVKALPTKNWLGIAGAYIALFFVKSAFGYFSLVIPVITGMWGFVLFKKVDIRRLIYITNFLLSSAFILASFWGTVYALGGIVEDTAVILAGGLGKTMGGLAYQFLGGIGSVTLFVVLMVTVLVITFDLKIDRFFVFLADKGKDAFESGVNKVKEKSEKVSSQREERKSSLEKSQDKISKVIKGEKSEKPPVFADELEFEQIIPEPVQPVRPKPVFTTSVKTNPDIVPPPPKVERAVPEARFSTDDYSIPDGDFLIKADDSGHYAEEAELESKKIRLKEKLALFDIEIEKIDTTAGPVVTLFEIVPAPGVKISKILSLENDIALALAAKGIRIIAPMPGRGTIGVEIPNDNPSIVLAGSVLPDLKNSKCSLPIALGKSISGQTFVDDLARVPHLLIAGATGSGKSVGVNMIIASLLFSKYPSEVKFAIIDPKKVELSVYETLKHHFLVKSPDISEYIVSSPQSAVILLKSVVLEMELRYDKLSNIGVRNIVDYNNKIKTGTIKPKGDDDALLHRFMPYIVVVIDELADLMITAGKDVEEPIARLAQMARAVGIHLVVATQRPSVDVITGVIKANFPARIAYQTAQRTDSRTILDMNGAEQLLGRGDMLYLPPGTPKPIRIQNAYITTDEIEKLIEVVSEQPYPDEIYELPSLIDKKGTDAGALNDLDPLFTEAAQSVVRSQQGSVSFLQRKLKVGYARAARIVDQLEAAGIVGAGEGSKAREILVESDDELETILRNL, encoded by the coding sequence GCCGGAGCCTACATTGCCCTTTTCTTTGTCAAATCAGCATTCGGATATTTCTCCCTCGTCATCCCTGTAATCACCGGGATGTGGGGCTTTGTGCTGTTTAAAAAAGTTGATATTCGCAGACTGATTTACATTACCAATTTTCTTTTAAGTTCGGCTTTTATTCTCGCATCATTCTGGGGAACGGTTTATGCACTCGGTGGTATTGTCGAGGATACTGCGGTTATTCTTGCAGGCGGGCTTGGGAAGACCATGGGCGGACTCGCATATCAGTTTCTCGGAGGCATCGGGTCGGTCACACTTTTTGTAGTTCTTATGGTCACGGTACTGGTCATTACTTTTGATTTAAAGATTGACAGGTTTTTTGTATTTCTTGCCGACAAGGGAAAAGATGCATTCGAATCGGGTGTGAATAAAGTGAAGGAAAAATCGGAGAAGGTTTCTTCACAGAGAGAGGAGAGGAAATCGTCTCTCGAAAAAAGTCAGGATAAAATCAGCAAAGTGATCAAAGGGGAGAAATCGGAAAAACCACCCGTTTTTGCCGATGAACTTGAATTCGAACAGATTATCCCCGAACCGGTTCAACCGGTCAGACCGAAGCCTGTTTTTACCACTTCCGTCAAAACAAATCCCGATATTGTACCTCCACCCCCAAAAGTTGAGAGAGCTGTTCCTGAAGCAAGATTTTCGACAGATGATTATAGCATCCCTGACGGTGATTTTCTCATTAAGGCTGATGACTCGGGTCATTATGCCGAGGAGGCGGAGCTCGAGAGTAAAAAAATAAGATTAAAAGAAAAGCTCGCACTCTTTGACATTGAGATTGAAAAAATAGATACCACTGCAGGACCTGTGGTTACGCTGTTTGAAATTGTCCCTGCTCCCGGGGTGAAGATCAGCAAAATTCTGTCATTGGAAAATGATATCGCTTTGGCGCTTGCGGCAAAAGGAATAAGAATTATTGCTCCGATGCCGGGCAGGGGTACCATTGGTGTTGAAATTCCTAACGATAATCCATCTATTGTGCTCGCCGGTTCGGTTTTACCAGATCTTAAGAACAGCAAATGTTCCTTGCCGATAGCCCTTGGAAAGTCGATTTCGGGACAGACTTTTGTGGATGACCTTGCACGGGTGCCCCACCTTTTGATTGCAGGAGCCACGGGATCGGGAAAATCGGTTGGTGTAAATATGATTATTGCATCGCTCCTTTTTTCAAAGTATCCATCCGAAGTGAAGTTTGCTATTATTGATCCAAAGAAGGTTGAGCTTTCTGTCTATGAGACATTAAAGCACCACTTCCTCGTAAAATCTCCCGATATCAGTGAGTATATAGTTTCATCGCCTCAGAGTGCGGTAATTTTGCTTAAATCTGTTGTGCTTGAAATGGAGCTCCGTTACGACAAGCTTTCGAATATCGGAGTGAGGAATATAGTTGACTATAACAACAAGATAAAGACAGGCACTATCAAACCAAAAGGGGATGATGATGCCTTGCTCCACAGGTTTATGCCTTACATAGTGGTTGTGATTGACGAGTTGGCGGACCTTATGATTACAGCAGGCAAGGATGTGGAAGAACCGATTGCCAGACTTGCTCAGATGGCAAGAGCGGTTGGAATCCACCTTGTAGTTGCAACTCAGAGGCCTTCTGTTGATGTAATCACAGGTGTTATTAAAGCGAATTTCCCCGCAAGAATTGCATATCAGACCGCCCAAAGAACCGATTCGCGTACCATTCTTGATATGAACGGTGCCGAACAGTTGCTCGGAAGAGGTGACATGCTTTATTTGCCTCCCGGCACTCCAAAACCGATAAGAATCCAGAACGCCTACATCACCACTGATGAAATAGAAAAACTGATCGAAGTGGTTTCAGAGCAGCCGTATCCTGATGAAATTTATGAATTGCCTTCGCTTATCGACAAAAAGGGAACTGATGCCGGAGCGTTGAATGATCTGGATCCGCTCTTTACCGAGGCTGCACAATCTGTGGTTCGAAGTCAGCAGGGTTCTGTCTCTTTCCTTCAGCGGAAATTGAAGGTTGGATATGCAAGAGCTGCAAGAATAGTTGATCAGCTCGAAGCTGCAGGTATCGTTGGAGCAGGAGAGGGAAGCAAGGCAAGGGAAATACTGGTTGAATCAGATGATGAACTTGAAACAATATTGCGGAATCTGTAG
- a CDS encoding outer-membrane lipoprotein carrier protein LolA: protein MKSKIFILGWVIAGMFMPLVAQNATIQAIQKKFNSLTDISASYQQYSGKTLVAKGTFSYKKENKVRLTFGNNLIVSDGKTNWNHDKKQNKVIVTKVDNKAVSLLSVNKLINNTPGDCDLSGSGNTVKMTPKKGKQLGFKSVEITKDGQDLISSITIEDNSKVLMKINFSGYSLNKGIPDSDFTFKPSGDIKVVDLR from the coding sequence ATGAAAAGCAAAATTTTTATTCTTGGCTGGGTGATTGCGGGCATGTTCATGCCTCTTGTTGCTCAGAATGCTACAATTCAGGCAATTCAAAAGAAATTCAACAGTCTTACCGACATTTCAGCATCATATCAGCAATACAGCGGTAAAACGCTTGTTGCCAAAGGTACCTTCTCCTATAAAAAAGAGAACAAGGTCAGACTGACATTTGGAAACAACCTGATAGTCAGTGACGGTAAAACGAACTGGAATCATGACAAAAAGCAGAACAAAGTGATCGTCACAAAAGTAGATAACAAAGCGGTTTCTCTTCTGAGTGTCAATAAATTGATTAACAACACTCCAGGTGACTGCGATCTGTCGGGATCGGGAAATACCGTTAAGATGACTCCCAAAAAAGGGAAGCAGCTTGGATTCAAATCGGTTGAGATAACAAAAGACGGGCAGGATCTGATTTCATCTATAACTATTGAAGACAATTCAAAAGTTTTGATGAAAATAAATTTTTCAGGATATTCACTGAACAAAGGAATACCTGACAGTGATTTTACTTTCAAACCATCCGGAGATATTAAAGTAGTTGACCTCCGCTAA
- a CDS encoding flippase-like domain-containing protein, which translates to MTSAKKKFFSPRDIIVYVLSLGLAALFLYWAFKGVDTSQLWGFIEGASIWWIVALVAFQMAAHWFRALRWKAIMESLKPDVNSFNLFGAVLIGYGLNNIVPRLGELGRAVAAGKSENMSKTSILGTVIVERIIDILLFAFAVILSGWIYEGDIYSGELSWLKLTITLGTGGFLALIVFVVLLIRYKERFSEFITSWIGKFSPKVSLKLEEIFHKMIIGFSSLKTTKSYIKTIIYSVLIMLGYAATSWAGFHALGLDTSYSLGLSAAWIIMSISSIGVIIPTPGGIGSYHTITKTAMLMLYGCPEALGLAYATFLHGVTYILHLLAAVIFLIYFKFRLPGVHTEDIIDIEDD; encoded by the coding sequence TTGACCTCCGCTAAGAAGAAATTCTTCTCACCCCGCGACATAATTGTATATGTGTTATCATTAGGGCTTGCTGCTCTCTTTTTATATTGGGCATTCAAAGGTGTTGATACCTCGCAATTATGGGGTTTTATAGAGGGAGCATCAATCTGGTGGATTGTGGCTCTTGTTGCTTTTCAGATGGCGGCTCACTGGTTCAGAGCTCTCAGATGGAAAGCCATTATGGAATCCCTGAAGCCTGATGTAAATTCGTTTAATCTTTTCGGAGCCGTTCTCATCGGATACGGTCTGAATAATATAGTCCCAAGACTCGGAGAATTAGGCAGGGCAGTAGCTGCAGGAAAATCAGAGAATATGTCGAAAACCTCCATTCTCGGAACTGTAATTGTGGAAAGAATAATCGATATTCTTCTTTTCGCATTTGCGGTTATTTTGAGCGGATGGATATACGAGGGAGATATTTACTCCGGTGAATTGAGCTGGCTTAAGTTGACCATTACACTTGGTACAGGTGGATTTCTTGCACTTATTGTGTTTGTTGTTCTCCTTATCAGGTACAAAGAGAGATTTTCAGAGTTTATCACTTCGTGGATCGGTAAATTTTCACCCAAAGTTTCCTTGAAACTCGAAGAGATTTTTCATAAGATGATAATCGGCTTTTCCTCTCTTAAGACCACAAAAAGCTACATCAAGACGATAATCTACAGTGTTCTGATTATGCTCGGGTATGCCGCAACAAGCTGGGCAGGATTTCATGCACTTGGACTTGATACAAGTTATTCACTAGGGCTATCTGCTGCATGGATTATCATGAGTATCAGTTCGATAGGGGTAATAATTCCTACTCCTGGCGGCATAGGAAGCTATCACACCATAACTAAAACAGCAATGCTTATGCTCTACGGTTGCCCTGAGGCACTGGGTCTCGCCTATGCTACATTTCTGCATGGAGTTACATATATTCTCCATTTGCTGGCTGCAGTCATATTTCTCATTTATTTCAAGTTTCGGCTTCCGGGCGTTCACACAGAGGATATAATAGATATTGAAGATGATTAA
- the uppP gene encoding undecaprenyl-diphosphatase UppP: MSILEAIILGIVQGITEFLPISSTAHLTITGKMLGLINNNKPEEWTAIIAIIQLGTLASILIYFAKDIYNIVIEFFRDNLVQRKSFKVQSLNARLGWLVIIGTLPVVIIGLGFKDIIEGALTKNLYVIATSLIVLAIVLFIAEKTAKFKKGIEDVGIKEAIVVGIAQALALIPGSSRSGTTITAGLFMGMNREAAARFSFLLSIPAILASGLLQLKEGLKFLNNDHLFTIGVATVVSGISGYLAIDFLLKFLKKNSTNLFIVYRIVAGLIILALLASKTITP, encoded by the coding sequence ATGTCAATTCTCGAAGCAATAATCCTTGGCATAGTACAGGGAATCACCGAATTTTTACCAATATCCTCAACTGCGCACCTTACCATCACGGGTAAGATGCTCGGGTTGATAAACAATAATAAACCTGAAGAATGGACAGCGATCATTGCCATAATCCAGCTTGGAACACTCGCTTCAATTCTGATATATTTTGCGAAAGATATATATAACATTGTCATAGAGTTCTTCAGGGATAACCTGGTACAGAGGAAAAGCTTCAAAGTGCAGTCGTTGAATGCAAGGCTTGGATGGCTCGTAATAATCGGAACACTTCCGGTCGTAATAATTGGTTTGGGCTTTAAGGATATTATTGAAGGAGCCCTCACCAAGAATCTTTATGTTATTGCTACTTCCCTGATTGTTTTGGCGATTGTACTCTTTATTGCAGAGAAAACTGCGAAATTCAAAAAAGGGATTGAAGATGTCGGGATAAAAGAAGCCATCGTGGTTGGAATTGCACAGGCTTTGGCACTTATTCCGGGGTCATCCCGATCCGGCACAACAATAACCGCCGGACTTTTTATGGGTATGAACCGTGAAGCAGCAGCCCGTTTCTCTTTTCTGCTAAGCATTCCTGCCATACTGGCGAGTGGATTGCTCCAGCTAAAGGAAGGTCTGAAATTCCTGAACAACGATCATTTATTTACCATAGGCGTGGCAACGGTGGTTTCGGGAATCAGCGGTTATCTTGCAATCGATTTCCTGCTAAAATTCCTGAAGAAAAACTCAACGAACCTTTTTATTGTTTACAGAATTGTAGCCGGTCTGATAATACTGGCACTTTTAGCTTCAAAAACAATTACACCATAA
- a CDS encoding peptidylprolyl isomerase, protein MKTNMGVIEIQLYPKEAPKTVENFTTLATQGYYNGIIFHRVIENFMIQGGDSTGTGMGGRSIYGGDFGDEFVMGLVFDKPGFLAMANRGPNTNTSQFFITTGKTDWLNYKHTIFGEVITGYDVAEKISKVKKGPQDKPVEPVVIQEIKIEKRKKK, encoded by the coding sequence ATGAAAACCAACATGGGTGTTATCGAGATACAACTGTATCCAAAAGAAGCTCCAAAAACAGTTGAAAACTTTACCACTCTGGCAACTCAGGGATACTATAACGGTATCATTTTTCACCGTGTGATCGAGAATTTTATGATTCAGGGGGGTGATTCCACCGGTACCGGGATGGGCGGAAGATCGATATATGGCGGCGATTTCGGTGATGAGTTTGTAATGGGACTCGTTTTCGACAAACCCGGATTTCTCGCAATGGCGAACAGGGGTCCGAATACCAACACTTCACAGTTTTTCATTACAACAGGCAAGACCGACTGGTTGAATTATAAACACACCATATTTGGTGAGGTAATCACCGGATACGATGTGGCTGAAAAAATCAGCAAAGTCAAGAAGGGCCCACAGGACAAACCCGTTGAGCCGGTTGTAATTCAAGAGATTAAAATAGAGAAAAGGAAGAAAAAATGA
- a CDS encoding peptidylprolyl isomerase, producing the protein MSKVTATFNTSMGSFEVELYADKTPKTVENFTSLAKKGYYDGVIFHRVIANFMIQGGDPTGTGRGGESIWGPKFKDEIVKDLRHTGPGILSMANAGPNTNGSQFFITLVPTPWLDGKHTVFGKVISGMDVVEEIGNTETFKPFDRPVTDVVINSVTVVE; encoded by the coding sequence ATGAGTAAAGTAACTGCAACCTTCAATACGAGCATGGGTTCTTTCGAAGTGGAATTGTATGCAGACAAGACACCAAAAACCGTGGAGAACTTCACCAGTCTGGCAAAAAAGGGATATTATGATGGTGTTATATTCCACAGAGTAATAGCAAATTTCATGATTCAGGGTGGTGACCCTACCGGTACAGGTCGTGGTGGTGAGAGCATCTGGGGACCGAAGTTCAAGGATGAAATTGTAAAAGACCTCAGGCACACAGGACCCGGAATCCTCTCGATGGCGAATGCCGGTCCTAATACCAACGGCAGTCAGTTTTTTATAACACTTGTTCCGACACCATGGCTCGATGGTAAACATACAGTTTTTGGTAAAGTGATCTCAGGAATGGATGTGGTTGAGGAAATTGGAAATACCGAAACATTCAAGCCTTTCGACCGTCCCGTTACAGATGTGGTAATTAATTCGGTTACTGTCGTTGAGTAA
- the holA gene encoding DNA polymerase III subunit delta — protein MSKKFQAPLISLVAQDIRAKKLKPVYFFYGKDSYEIEKRTQAIRKFVEPEIPFEFDIQMFQGSSTSVDELLDFCQSFPLAGDRRLAIVKNFNSLKFDGRKYNSHLTGYFKNPSPHTTLVMLYDDAAFPDKEPYKTLAELNYVFVARTPDFDDLVEWVSATAKLSGKRLEKHDAELLVSLTGDDKLMIEMQLEKLIEFSGEFDEISADMIKRSVAPTKQFTIFDFIDKVLIKDKPAALRLLGKILNQGEPALLILFHLNRQFSTILAMRESLSAGRNDFEAASEAGIQKWQLDKLKPALKKFSFKDLSLVYAALLRADIALKSSDTDEKTVLFTALNEILI, from the coding sequence TTGAGTAAAAAATTTCAGGCACCGTTAATTTCACTTGTTGCCCAGGATATCCGGGCAAAGAAATTAAAACCTGTTTATTTTTTTTACGGCAAAGACAGTTATGAAATTGAAAAAAGGACTCAGGCAATACGGAAATTCGTGGAGCCTGAGATTCCTTTTGAATTCGACATACAGATGTTTCAAGGGTCGTCAACCAGTGTAGACGAACTGCTTGACTTTTGTCAGTCATTCCCTCTTGCCGGCGACAGACGACTGGCGATAGTGAAGAACTTCAATTCGCTGAAGTTTGACGGGCGGAAGTATAACTCACATCTGACAGGTTACTTTAAAAATCCGTCTCCTCACACAACACTTGTTATGTTGTATGATGACGCTGCATTCCCCGATAAAGAGCCCTACAAGACTCTTGCTGAACTGAACTATGTGTTCGTGGCAAGGACACCCGATTTTGATGATCTTGTTGAATGGGTATCTGCAACTGCAAAGCTCTCTGGTAAACGGCTGGAGAAACACGATGCGGAATTGCTTGTCAGTCTGACCGGCGATGACAAACTGATGATCGAGATGCAGCTCGAAAAACTGATCGAGTTTTCAGGAGAGTTCGATGAGATATCTGCAGATATGATAAAACGCTCGGTCGCCCCGACCAAGCAGTTCACCATTTTCGATTTTATCGACAAGGTTTTGATAAAAGACAAACCTGCGGCACTCAGGCTTCTCGGCAAGATCCTGAATCAGGGGGAGCCAGCACTTCTTATCCTGTTTCACCTGAACCGTCAGTTTTCCACAATTCTTGCAATGAGGGAGTCACTCTCTGCGGGCAGGAACGATTTTGAGGCTGCGTCAGAGGCAGGCATTCAAAAATGGCAACTCGACAAGTTGAAACCGGCACTTAAAAAATTTTCGTTTAAGGATTTAAGCCTTGTCTATGCAGCACTTCTAAGGGCTGACATAGCCTTAAAAAGCAGTGATACTGATGAAAAAACGGTCCTCTTTACTGCACTAAACGAAATTTTAATTTAA
- a CDS encoding sigma-70 family RNA polymerase sigma factor: MSDKRLRDQTDEELILEFQKTGDTDIFEVLVQRYKNPLFNFVFRFLGDRDSTADVVQETFIKVYKNKDSYKTFAKFSTWIYTIAGNLAKTELQRRKRKNQVSINSWGEDEETMELPDGGPLPDKLVDMGIKNKMIQEALLKLPEVYREMIILRDIQELSYEEIAEVMDISIGTVKSRINRGRSQLQELLKDIFKE, from the coding sequence TTGAGCGACAAAAGGTTAAGAGATCAAACTGATGAAGAGTTGATTCTCGAATTCCAGAAGACAGGCGATACAGATATTTTTGAAGTGCTGGTTCAGCGCTACAAAAATCCGCTGTTCAACTTTGTGTTCCGTTTTTTAGGTGACAGAGATTCCACCGCAGATGTGGTTCAGGAGACTTTTATAAAGGTTTACAAGAACAAGGATTCTTACAAAACCTTTGCAAAATTCTCCACATGGATTTACACAATTGCCGGTAATCTCGCCAAGACAGAGCTTCAAAGGAGAAAGAGGAAGAATCAGGTTTCCATCAACTCATGGGGAGAGGATGAGGAAACAATGGAGCTTCCGGACGGCGGACCCCTGCCTGACAAGCTGGTCGATATGGGAATAAAGAACAAAATGATTCAGGAAGCTCTCTTAAAATTGCCCGAAGTCTATCGTGAGATGATAATTTTACGGGATATTCAGGAGTTGTCTTATGAAGAAATAGCCGAGGTGATGGATATCTCCATCGGAACGGTTAAATCGAGGATAAACAGAGGTCGTTCTCAGTTACAAGAGTTATTGAAAGATATTTTTAAGGAATGA
- a CDS encoding T9SS type A sorting domain-containing protein, which produces MKNVISLGVVFLIAGAIFFELDSRSFRVTQIPNGSKFSCANCHVSAAGGGTRNQFGQTIENAFLVNDNVMWDATLASLDSDGDGFSNGVELQDPNGSWRTGQGDPGVFANVTNPGDPNSKPAPNAIKELNGTPEGFALFNNYPNPFNPSTRIRYSVPVAGNVSLKVYSLNGETVFSLVDQFQEAGTYEVDFTAVSVASGVYFYKLESAGNVQVKKMNLMK; this is translated from the coding sequence ATGAAAAATGTAATATCACTCGGTGTGGTATTTTTAATAGCGGGTGCAATATTCTTTGAACTGGATTCACGCAGTTTCAGAGTTACTCAAATTCCCAACGGTTCCAAGTTTTCATGTGCAAACTGTCATGTTTCAGCTGCTGGCGGCGGAACCCGTAATCAGTTCGGTCAGACAATAGAGAATGCATTTTTAGTGAATGACAATGTAATGTGGGATGCCACACTCGCAAGTCTCGACAGTGACGGAGACGGTTTCAGTAACGGCGTTGAGTTACAAGACCCGAACGGCTCGTGGAGAACAGGTCAGGGTGATCCGGGTGTTTTTGCGAATGTTACCAATCCGGGCGACCCTAACAGCAAACCGGCACCAAATGCCATAAAAGAACTGAACGGTACACCTGAAGGATTTGCACTTTTCAATAATTATCCGAATCCGTTCAATCCTTCCACAAGGATCAGATACTCGGTGCCGGTTGCCGGAAATGTCAGTTTGAAGGTCTACTCTCTCAACGGCGAGACAGTCTTCTCGCTGGTTGATCAATTTCAAGAGGCAGGCACATATGAAGTTGATTTTACAGCGGTTTCAGTTGCGAGCGGAGTTTATTTTTATAAGCTTGAATCAGCAGGAAATGTTCAGGTAAAAAAAATGAACCTGATGAAATAA
- a CDS encoding DinB family protein produces MKNKMKQHLINLMKHMAWADAIHWKMMEGKPESFEDKEISERLFHIHFVQFAFLKILTGKPLERKRSTDFTLEDLKKLGENTGKELLSFVSNLTDEQMNNVVRIPWFKDAGDGFSFFEAINQVAMHSHYHRGQNASRFRQLGGTPEMTDYIYWLFLDRK; encoded by the coding sequence ATGAAAAACAAGATGAAACAACACCTCATAAATTTAATGAAACACATGGCCTGGGCTGACGCTATACACTGGAAAATGATGGAAGGAAAACCAGAGTCATTCGAAGACAAGGAAATTTCTGAAAGACTTTTCCATATACATTTTGTTCAGTTTGCTTTTCTTAAAATTCTCACGGGCAAACCGCTTGAAAGGAAAAGATCAACTGACTTTACATTGGAGGACCTTAAAAAACTCGGTGAAAATACCGGGAAGGAGCTTCTTTCTTTTGTCTCAAATCTGACTGATGAACAAATGAATAATGTCGTTCGTATTCCATGGTTCAAGGATGCAGGTGACGGCTTTTCATTTTTTGAGGCAATTAATCAGGTTGCCATGCACTCCCACTACCACAGAGGACAGAACGCATCCCGTTTTCGCCAGCTTGGTGGAACACCTGAAATGACCGACTACATCTACTGGCTTTTTCTCGACAGGAAATAA
- a CDS encoding Omp28-related outer membrane protein yields the protein MKNLYKFLLLFSFSSLFFSFESEAQAVRNPVLEYCTGTWCQYCPCGHTVIHDVIMLYNPNTVVLAYHGPTNSSDPFRVFAGNTIISAMGFSSYPTGIVDRLTAPQSRGAWAGQVSNRSYAPPKVSIDGFIGFEKDSNKIHVRIVVKALAAIAEIPVINFILTEDKLVATQTGSVSAGCIGGADYIHDNVVRSMLNGALGNELAKSGWQIGDSSVVDTFYYVPSNVASVNNLSLNAFVYSKKSPLNQSEIHQARKWKLSDYPVDVKDISNLPVPSEYTLGQNYPNPFNPGTKISFSIPKSGFVSLKVYDLTGKEVANILSGELNSGNYSVSYDASALPSGVYFYQLQAEGVKISRKMSLVK from the coding sequence ATGAAAAATCTGTACAAATTTTTACTTCTCTTCTCGTTCTCCTCTCTCTTTTTCTCATTTGAGTCTGAAGCTCAGGCAGTTCGCAATCCCGTTCTTGAATACTGCACGGGGACATGGTGTCAGTATTGTCCCTGCGGTCATACAGTGATACATGATGTGATAATGCTGTACAATCCGAATACTGTGGTTTTGGCATATCACGGACCAACAAATTCCAGTGATCCTTTCAGGGTGTTTGCGGGAAACACGATCATTTCAGCCATGGGTTTTTCGAGCTATCCGACAGGAATTGTGGACAGGCTAACGGCTCCACAGAGTAGAGGTGCCTGGGCAGGACAGGTATCGAACCGCTCTTATGCCCCTCCAAAGGTAAGCATAGATGGATTCATCGGCTTCGAAAAGGACAGCAATAAAATCCATGTGAGAATAGTGGTTAAGGCACTCGCAGCTATTGCTGAAATCCCTGTAATCAACTTTATTCTGACCGAGGACAAACTTGTTGCCACACAAACAGGAAGTGTGAGCGCCGGTTGTATAGGCGGGGCAGACTATATCCACGATAATGTTGTCCGCTCAATGTTGAATGGAGCACTCGGAAATGAACTTGCGAAAAGCGGCTGGCAGATTGGCGATTCATCTGTAGTCGACACTTTTTATTATGTTCCTTCCAATGTCGCATCTGTGAACAATCTTTCGCTTAATGCTTTTGTTTATTCCAAGAAATCACCGTTGAATCAAAGTGAAATTCACCAGGCAAGGAAGTGGAAACTCTCCGACTACCCCGTGGATGTGAAGGATATTTCAAATCTGCCGGTTCCCAGTGAATACACCCTTGGACAGAACTATCCCAACCCGTTTAACCCCGGTACAAAGATATCGTTTTCCATTCCGAAGTCAGGATTTGTTTCGCTGAAGGTTTACGATCTGACGGGGAAAGAAGTGGCAAACATTCTATCAGGTGAACTAAACAGCGGGAATTATTCCGTTTCTTATGATGCTTCAGCTCTTCCTTCCGGTGTATATTTTTATCAGTTGCAGGCAGAAGGAGTGAAGATTAGTCGGAAAATGAGTCTTGTGAAGTAG
- a CDS encoding class I SAM-dependent methyltransferase, whose translation MTKLNLGCGKDIRPGYVNLDVVDYGGNDIHDINTFPYPFPENYFDEIYCSHILEHIDNFYKVINELYRIAKPDATMIVYAPFFLNTKYFGDPDHKIPFSIRTFDNYEYIGNRKLKFYEKWKLNHRTNYEGQAQFEVIEKKFITSHFAALKWMDFFVNIEPVMYERFFGGIFSPEEVYFKLRVVKGK comes from the coding sequence ATGACTAAACTTAATCTCGGTTGCGGGAAGGATATTCGTCCGGGTTATGTCAATCTCGATGTGGTTGACTACGGCGGTAACGATATTCATGACATAAACACTTTTCCCTATCCCTTTCCCGAAAATTATTTCGACGAGATATATTGCTCACATATTCTGGAGCATATCGACAATTTTTACAAGGTAATAAATGAATTGTATCGTATCGCAAAACCGGATGCGACAATGATAGTTTATGCCCCCTTCTTTCTGAATACCAAATATTTCGGAGATCCCGACCATAAAATTCCGTTTTCAATCAGGACATTCGATAACTATGAGTACATCGGAAACAGAAAACTGAAGTTCTATGAGAAGTGGAAGTTGAATCACCGCACGAACTATGAGGGGCAGGCACAGTTTGAGGTGATAGAGAAGAAATTCATAACATCCCATTTTGCAGCATTAAAATGGATGGATTTCTTTGTCAATATTGAACCCGTGATGTATGAAAGATTTTTCGGAGGGATTTTCTCTCCCGAGGAAGTATATTTCAAGCTCAGGGTTGTAAAAGGAAAATAA